Proteins encoded by one window of Bradyrhizobium sp. B097:
- the alr gene encoding alanine racemase, with the protein MPDTGDIEVNFSHKFADTGCRDSSRSTMIVDLSAIQSNYRKCQALAPNSACGAVVKADAYGLGAARIAPFLAHLGCTHFFVADLEEGIALRDVLPSSAKIYMLHGVMSGMELLAEQHDLLPILNSREQLEAWLRHCRLRNRALPAGIHVDTGLSRLGFAIDELQAIAENEDGLSELPIRLFMSQLACAEWRNEISLRQLKRFRKLTYLFPKAILSLSNSAGLFAGCEFHFDLIRSGGGIFGLSTSDDPCFKPSQVVRLRTQIIQCRKVKHGEAIGYYGSYRARRRMRVATASIGYGDGFPRILGNRGYAFICGTRVPIVGFVSMDLMTVDVTDLPESWTAPGSLVDLICPEQTVGDMASAAKMLSDELTTAIGRRCCKLYVSAK; encoded by the coding sequence ATGCCAGATACAGGGGATATCGAAGTCAACTTCTCTCACAAATTTGCAGATACCGGTTGTCGCGACAGCTCAAGATCGACCATGATTGTTGATCTCAGCGCCATTCAATCCAATTATCGGAAGTGTCAGGCGCTTGCGCCAAACAGCGCCTGCGGCGCAGTTGTCAAGGCTGACGCGTACGGTCTTGGCGCGGCGCGCATAGCGCCCTTCCTTGCACACCTTGGCTGTACGCATTTTTTTGTAGCTGATCTGGAGGAAGGCATTGCGCTGCGCGATGTGCTGCCGTCATCTGCAAAGATCTACATGCTCCACGGCGTTATGTCAGGTATGGAGCTGTTGGCCGAGCAGCATGACTTGTTGCCGATTCTCAACAGCAGAGAACAACTGGAAGCCTGGCTTCGGCATTGCCGACTTCGCAATCGCGCGTTGCCAGCAGGTATCCATGTCGACACCGGCCTGTCTCGACTGGGTTTTGCGATTGATGAGTTGCAGGCAATCGCCGAGAATGAAGACGGGCTGTCGGAATTGCCTATAAGGTTGTTCATGAGTCAGCTCGCCTGTGCCGAGTGGCGAAACGAGATCAGTCTTCGGCAGTTGAAGCGGTTCCGCAAACTTACCTATTTGTTCCCGAAAGCTATTCTTTCATTGTCGAACTCGGCCGGTCTATTCGCCGGATGTGAATTTCATTTTGACCTCATAAGGTCCGGTGGAGGGATTTTCGGCCTTTCAACGTCCGATGATCCCTGCTTCAAGCCGTCGCAAGTTGTTCGTCTGCGAACGCAAATCATTCAATGCCGCAAGGTAAAGCATGGGGAAGCGATCGGATATTACGGATCCTACCGCGCGAGGAGGCGGATGCGTGTCGCGACCGCCTCCATCGGTTACGGAGATGGGTTCCCGCGCATTCTGGGCAATCGAGGGTATGCATTTATATGTGGTACGCGTGTGCCAATCGTCGGCTTCGTTTCGATGGATCTTATGACTGTTGACGTAACTGATCTGCCCGAGAGTTGGACGGCGCCGGGCAGCTTGGTCGACCTGATCTGCCCCGAGCAAACCGTGGGAGATATGGCGTCAGCCGCGAAAATGCTGAGCGATGAATTGACCACAGCAATTGGGCGGCGGTGCTGCAAACTTTATGTTTCAGCGAAATGA